The following proteins are co-located in the Castanea sativa cultivar Marrone di Chiusa Pesio chromosome 8, ASM4071231v1 genome:
- the LOC142605614 gene encoding putative calcium-transporting ATPase 13, plasma membrane-type — protein sequence MASINILENLEQILYLLRVPNTLSEPKKRWLSAFVSIYYSRALLPKKNNAKIPPYPSFVSLDLNPDNSWKTDQSSLNKIDQTSLTKLVKEENIEKLQIIGGVDGVASILETNVECGIPGNVEDIAHRNEAFGSNTYKRPPTKSFFHFVVEAFKDLTILILLGCAVLSLVFGIKENGIKEGWYDGGSIFVAIFLVIVVSTISNFRQNRQFDKLSKVSNNIQIEVVRAGRRQRISIFEIVVGDVICLKIGDQVPADGLFLDGHSLQVDESSMTGESDHVEVNCSHPFLFSGTKVVDGYARMLVTSVGMNTIWGEMMSSISRDINEQTPLQVRLNRLTSSIGKVGLAVAFLVLVVLLVRYFTGNTEDGNGNKEFNGSSTKVNDILNAVVGIVAAAVTIVVVAIPEGLPLAVTLTLAYSMKRMMADQAMVRKLSACETMGSATTICTDKTGTLTLNKMKVTKFWLGKESFVPATYSSIAPYFLKLLQEGVSLNTAGSVYKPASGSEIEFSGSPTEQAILSWVVLELSMEMEQLMQSCKILYVEAFNSQKKRSGVLIRRNADNTIHVHWKGAAEMILKMCSSYYDASGIMKDLDDGEKMKFEQIIQGMAASSLRCIAFAHKQVSEEDQEHDSEQKKMEEEGLTLLGLVGIKDPCRPGVKKAVEDCQNAGVNIKMITGDNVFTAKAIATECGILRFDQDMSGAVVEGVEFRNYTPEERMERVDKICVMARSSPFDKLLMVECLKQKGHVVAVTGDGTNDAPALKEADVGLSMGIQGTEVAKESSDIVILDDNFASVVTVLRWGRCVYNNIQKFIQFQLTVNVAALVINFVAAVSAGKVPLTAVQLLWVNLIMDTLGALALATEKPTEELMTKPPVGRIEPLITNIMWRNLLAQALYQIIVLLTLQFKGESIFGVTEKVNDTLIFNTFVICQVFNEFNARKLEKKNVFKGIHRNKLFLGIIAITIVLQVVMVEFLKKFADTERLNWGQWGVCIGIGIVSWPIGCIVKWIPVPHKPLLSYLRMK from the coding sequence ATGGCTAGTATTAACATCCTAGAAAACTTGGAGCAGATTCTGTATTTACTTCGTGTACCAAACACCCTTAGTGAACCCAAAAAAAGATGGCTATCGGCTTTTGTTTCCATCTATTATTCTAGAGCCTTACTACCAAAGAAGAATAATGCCAAGATTCCACCCTATCCATCTTTCGTAAGTTTGGATCTCAATCCAGACAACAGTTGGAAGACTGATCAATCAAGTCTCAACAAAATTGATCAAACAAGTCTTACTAAGCTTGTAAAAGAGGAAAACATTGAAAAGCTCCAAATTATTGGAGGAGTTGATGGAGTGGCATCCATTCTTGAAACCAATGTTGAATGCGGGATTCCCGGCAATGTTGAAGACATTGCTCACCGAAATGAGGCTTTTGGCTCAAACACTTACAAAAGACCGCCTACAAAGAGCTTCTTCCATTTTGTAGTGGAAGCCTTCAAGGATCTTACCATTCTCATCCTGCTAGGCTGTGCTGTACTTTCTCTTGTGTTTGGCATCAAAGAGAATGGAATAAAAGAAGGATGGTATGACGGTGGAAGCATATTTGTTGCTATATTTCTTGTCATTGTTGTTTCTACCATAAGTAACTTTAGGCAAAACAGACAATTTGACAAGTTATCCAAAGTTAGCAACAATATCCAAATTGAAGTTGTAAGAGCTGGGAGACGTCAACGGATTTCAATATTTGAAATTGTCGTTGGAGATGTCATTTGCTTAAAGATTGGAGATCAAGTTCCAGCAGATGGACTATTCTTAGACGGGCATTCATTGCAAGTGGACGAATCTAGCATGACAGGGGAAAGTGACCATGTAGAAGTAAATTGCAGTcatccatttttgttttctggtACTAAGGTGGTTGATGGCTATGCTCGGATGCTAGTCACTTCGGTTGGGATGAACACGATATGGGGAGAGATGATGAGCTCAATTAGCCGCGATATCAATGAACAAACACCTTTGCAAGTTCGGCTCAACAGGCTAACTTCATCAATAGGTAAGGTTGGTTTGGCAGTTGCTTTCCTAGTTCTTGTAGTCTTGTTGGTTCGATATTTCACTGGGAATACTGAAGATGGGAATGGAAATAAAGAGTTCAATGGCAGCAGCACCAAGGTCAATGACATACTAAATGCTGTGGTGGGGATTGTTGCTGCTGCAGTTACTATAGTTGTGGTTGCAATTCCAGAAGGTTTGCCTTTGGCTGTGACGCTTACACTTGCTTATTCCATGAAAAGAATGATGGCTGATCAAGCTATGGTGCGAAAGCTCTCTGCTTGTGAGACCATGGGATCTGCCACGACCATTTGTACTGACAAAACAGGCACCCTCACTTTGAATAAAATGAAGGTGACTAAGTTTTGGCTAGGGAAAGAATCTTTTGTACCAGCTACTTACTCATCAATTGCTCCATATTTTCTCAAACTGCTACAAGAAGGAGTTTCTCTAAACACAGCTGGTAGTGTTTACAAGCCTGCTTCAGGATCTGAAATTGAGTTCTCAGGCAGTCCCACTGAGCAAGCAATTCTTTCATGGGTTGTTTTGGAGCTTAGCATGGAAATGGAACAATTGATGCAAAGTTGCAAGATTCTTTATGTTGAAGCATTCAATTCTCAAAAGAAACGTAGTGGAGTCCTGATAAGGAGAAATGCAGACAACACAATCCATGTACATTGGAAAGGAGCTGCAGAGATGATATTGAAAATGTGTTCAAGTTACTATGACGCTTCTGGAATTATGAAAGATCTAGATGATGGTGAAAAGATGAAATTTGAGCAAATTATTCAAGGTATGGCTGCCAGTAGCCTCCGATGCATTGCTTTTGCACATAAGCAAGTTTCAGAAGAAGATCAAGAACATGATTCCGAACAAAAAAAGATGGAAGAAGAAGGTTTGACCCTATTAGGACTGGTGGGTATTAAGGACCCCTGTCGTCCAGGCGTAAAGAAAGCTGTGGAAGATTGCCAAAATGCGGGTGTGAACATCAAAATGATCACTGGAGACAATGTTTTCACAGCAAAAGCTATTGCTACTGAATGTGGAATACTAAGGTTTGATCAAGACATGAGTGGAGCAGTGGTAGAAGGTGTCGAATTTAGAAACTACACACCAGAGGAGAGAATGGAGAGAGTTGATAAAATTTGTGTGATGGCAAGATCCTCTCCCTTCGACAAGCTATTGATGGTAGAATGTTTGAAACAAAAAGGTCATGTTGTTGCAGTCACTGGGGATGGCACAAATGATGCACCAGCATTGAAAGAAGCTGATGTAGGACTTTCAATGGGAATTCAGGGCACTGAAGTGGCCAAGGAGAGCTCAGATATTGTCATTTTGGATGATAACTTTGCCTCCGTTGTCACAGTCTTAAGGTGGGGAAGATGTGTGTACAACAACATCCAGAAGTTCATTCAGTTCCAACTCACCGTGAATGTTGCTGCTCTTGTGATAAACTTTGTAGCAGCTGTCTCAGCTGGAAAAGTCCCATTAACAGCAGTTCAGTTATTATGGGTGAACCTAATTATGGACACATTGGGTGCTTTAGCTCTTGCAACAGAGAAGCCCACCGAAGAGTTGATGACAAAGCCACCAGTAGGTCGAATTGAACCACTTATTACCAACATAATGTGGAGAAATCTCTTAGCTCAAGCTTTGTATCAGATTATCGTTCTCTTGACCTTGCAATTCAAAGGTGAATCAATCTTCGGTGTGACCGAGAAGGTAAATGACACCTTGATCTTTAACACTTTTGTTATTTGTCAAGTGTTCAATGAATTCAATGCAAGAAAGCTTGAGAAGAAGAATGTGTTTAAAGGGATACATAGGAACAAGTTGTTTTTGGGGATCATTGCCATAACCATAGTCCTTCAGGTGGTCATGGTGGAATTTTTGAAGAAGTTCGCAGATACAGAAAGGTTGAACTGGGGGCAATGGGGTGTGTGCATTGGAATTGGAATAGTATCTTGGCCAATCGGTTGTATTGTCAAGTGGATACCTGTTCCACACAAACCATTGCTCAGCTACCTAAGGATGAAATAG
- the LOC142608021 gene encoding octanoyltransferase LIP2, mitochondrial: MRIPRSLEVWKMGTVNYLDALKLQEKLVADRKTSKIADTVLSLQHPPTYTLGKRRTDHNLLIPESELKKIGAELCYTQRGGDITFHGPHQAILYPIISLRDIGIGARNYVEKLELTMIELASLYGVRACAGQKGETGVWVGERKIGAIGVRISYGITSHGLAFNIDPDLSYFKHIVPCGIADKEVTSLRKETDSMLPTEEVIQEQLISCFARLFGYSNLIWKEKGSILSDNGENR, translated from the coding sequence ATGAGAATTCCGCGAAGCCTTGAGGTCTGGAAAATGGGCACTGTTAACTATTTGGATGCACTTAAGCTCCAGGAAAAGCTCGTGGCCGATAGAAAAACTAGTAAAATTGCAGATACTGTCTTGTCCCTGCAACACCCGCCTACATATACCCTTGGTAAACGACGGACTGATCACAATTTGTTGATCCCCGAGTCTGAACTTAAAAAGATAGGAGCTGAACTTTGCTACACACAAAGAGGAGGGGACATTACATTTCATGGTCCACATCAAGCCATTTTGTACCCCATTATTTCTCTCCGGGATATTGGAATTGGTGCTCGTAATTATGTGGAGAAACTTGAGTTAACTATGATTGAATTGGCCTCTCTGTATGGCGTGAGAGCTTGTGCTGGACAAAAGGGTGAGACGGGGGTTTGggttggagagagaaagattggTGCTATTGGGGTTCGAATATCATATGGAATCACTTCTCATGGGTTGGCATTCAACATTGATCCTGATCTGAGCTATTTTAAGCATATAGTGCCTTGTGGGATTGCTGATAAAGAAGTTACTTCTTTGAGAAAGGAGACGGATTCCATGCTTCCAACTGAAGAAGTAATTCAAGAACaattaatttcttgttttgCAAGACTATTTGGTTATAGCAATCTTATTTGGAAAGAGAAGGGTTCAATTTTGTCAGATAATGGGGAAAACAGATGA